The following coding sequences lie in one Hydrogenophaga sp. PBL-H3 genomic window:
- a CDS encoding YebC/PmpR family DNA-binding transcriptional regulator translates to MGAQWKAKHKDLAANAKGRLFGKLAKDIMIAARHGADPAANSRLRLVVEQARKVSMPKETLDRAIKKGAGLTGETVHFEHVIYEGFAPHRVPVMVECLTDNVNRAASDMRVLFRKGQLGTSGSVSWDFDHLGIIEAEASTKGADPELAAIEAGAQDFHPADEDGVVVFLTDPTDLDLVSRALPAHGFTVLSAKLGYKPKNPIDPSSLSAEHLEEVEAFLAALDANEDVQNVFAGLGG, encoded by the coding sequence ATGGGCGCGCAGTGGAAAGCAAAACACAAGGATCTGGCGGCCAACGCCAAGGGCAGGCTGTTCGGCAAGCTGGCCAAGGACATCATGATCGCCGCGCGCCACGGCGCCGACCCGGCTGCGAACTCGCGGCTGCGGCTGGTGGTGGAGCAGGCGCGCAAGGTCTCCATGCCCAAGGAAACGCTGGACCGCGCCATCAAGAAGGGTGCCGGGCTCACCGGTGAAACCGTTCACTTCGAGCACGTGATCTACGAAGGCTTTGCGCCGCACCGCGTGCCGGTCATGGTCGAGTGCCTGACCGACAACGTGAACCGCGCGGCGTCCGACATGCGAGTGCTGTTTCGCAAGGGTCAGCTGGGCACCTCGGGCTCGGTGTCGTGGGACTTCGACCACCTCGGCATCATCGAGGCAGAAGCCAGCACAAAAGGCGCCGACCCCGAACTCGCCGCCATCGAGGCCGGTGCGCAAGACTTCCATCCGGCCGACGAAGACGGCGTGGTGGTGTTCCTCACCGACCCCACCGATCTCGACCTGGTCAGCCGCGCGCTGCCGGCGCACGGCTTCACCGTGCTCTCGGCCAAGCTCGGCTACAAGCCCAAGAACCCGATCGACCCAAGCAGCCTGAGCGCCGAACACCTGGAAGAGGTGGAGGCGTTTCTGGCGGCGCTGGACGCCAACGAAGACGTGCAGAACGTGTTCGCCGGTCTGGGGGGCTGA
- a CDS encoding BLUF domain-containing protein, whose product MSASQTPQGDEPKPGHALPLLYNLVYCSRAVAEVDDATVQRIIESSRRRNPQAGITGLLVFGSGIFFQWLEGPRDNVQALMALLKTDARHHTVVLLASGEEVRERLFPDWDMERVDADAIRDVLVDALDSAQDPGNARVLRDMLAQLESGQLSGIGRA is encoded by the coding sequence ATGAGCGCCAGCCAAACCCCCCAGGGCGACGAACCGAAGCCCGGGCACGCGCTGCCGCTGCTCTACAACCTCGTGTATTGCAGCCGCGCGGTGGCCGAGGTGGACGACGCCACGGTGCAGCGGATCATCGAGTCGTCGCGCCGCCGCAATCCCCAGGCCGGCATCACCGGCCTGCTGGTGTTCGGCAGCGGCATCTTTTTTCAGTGGCTCGAAGGCCCGCGCGACAACGTGCAGGCGCTCATGGCCCTGCTCAAGACCGATGCGCGGCACCACACGGTGGTGCTGCTGGCCTCGGGGGAAGAAGTGCGCGAGCGGCTGTTCCCCGACTGGGACATGGAGCGGGTCGATGCCGATGCCATCCGCGATGTGCTGGTCGATGCGCTCGACAGCGCCCAGGATCCCGGCAATGCGCGTGTTCTGCGCGACATGCTGGCGCAGCTGGAATCGGGTCAGCTCAGCGGTATCGGTCGGGCCTGA
- a CDS encoding YeeE/YedE family protein, producing MHRITEFFVGLLFGLGLLLSGMTDPAKVLGFLDLFGTWDPSLAFVMGGAIAVGFFAFALARKRTTSFLGGALHLPKSTQIDKRLVLGGLTFGAGWGLAGFCPGPGIVSMASGEVKAAVFVAAMVAGMALYEVADRTLHRPQAAH from the coding sequence ATGCACCGCATCACCGAATTTTTCGTCGGCCTCCTGTTTGGCCTGGGCCTGTTGCTCTCCGGCATGACCGACCCGGCCAAGGTGCTGGGTTTCCTGGACCTCTTCGGTACCTGGGACCCGTCGCTGGCATTCGTCATGGGTGGCGCCATCGCGGTGGGCTTCTTTGCCTTCGCGCTGGCCAGAAAGCGCACCACCAGCTTCCTCGGCGGCGCCTTGCATCTGCCCAAGTCGACCCAGATCGACAAGCGCCTGGTGCTCGGCGGCCTCACCTTCGGCGCGGGCTGGGGGCTGGCGGGTTTCTGCCCAGGCCCGGGCATCGTGTCCATGGCCTCGGGCGAGGTGAAGGCGGCGGTATTCGTGGCGGCCATGGTGGCCGGCATGGCGCTGTACGAGGTCGCCGACCGCACGCTGCACCGCCCGCAAGCGGCCCACTGA
- a CDS encoding SulP family inorganic anion transporter has protein sequence MTTNWRQWLPSLPVLQWGRQYSRDTLLGDGVAALIVTVMLIPQSLAYAMLAGLPPEVGLYASVAPLLLYAVFGTSRVLAVGPVAVVSLMTAAAIGQHAAAGTPEYWAVAITLAFLSGALLLLMGLLRLGFLANFLSHPVISGFISASGLLIAASQLKTLMGVKAEGHNFVDLGLSLWSQAGQTHVLTLAIGGLTVAFLFWVRSGLKPLLVRLGLPARAADVIAKTGPVAAIAVTAVLTWALQWQAQGVKIVGTVPQGLPPLTLPLFDLALWQSLLVPALLISVVGFVESVSVGQTLAAKRRQRIEPDQELVALGASNLGAAFTGGFPVTGGFARSVVNFDAGAQTPAAGVFTAIGILLASLFLTPALYHLPQATLAATIVVAVLSLVDFSIFRTTWAYSKPDFMAVLATLLVTLLQGVELGLVVGVGVSLALHLYRTSRPHIAEVGRVPGTEHFRNVLRHAVLVSPRVLSLRVDESLYFANSRALEDRVNDAVASHPELKHVVLQCSAINDIDASALESLEAINHRLRDAGLQLHLSEVKGPVMDRLRRTHLLRNLGGQVFLTHFQAIQQLAPEAA, from the coding sequence ATGACGACAAACTGGCGCCAGTGGTTGCCCTCGCTGCCCGTGCTGCAGTGGGGCCGCCAGTACTCCCGCGACACGCTGCTTGGCGACGGTGTGGCGGCGCTCATCGTCACCGTCATGCTGATTCCCCAGAGCCTGGCTTACGCCATGCTCGCGGGCTTGCCGCCCGAAGTGGGCCTCTATGCCAGCGTGGCGCCGCTGCTGCTCTATGCCGTGTTCGGCACCAGCCGCGTGCTGGCCGTGGGGCCGGTGGCGGTGGTCTCGCTCATGACGGCCGCGGCCATTGGTCAGCACGCCGCAGCTGGCACACCCGAGTACTGGGCGGTGGCCATCACGCTGGCGTTCCTCTCGGGCGCATTGCTGCTGCTCATGGGCCTGCTGCGCCTGGGCTTTCTGGCCAATTTCCTGAGCCATCCTGTGATCTCGGGCTTCATTTCGGCCTCGGGCCTGCTGATTGCGGCCAGCCAGCTCAAGACATTGATGGGCGTGAAGGCCGAGGGCCACAACTTCGTTGATCTGGGCCTGTCGCTGTGGTCGCAGGCCGGCCAGACACACGTCCTCACACTGGCCATTGGCGGGCTCACCGTGGCCTTCCTGTTCTGGGTGCGCAGCGGCCTCAAACCCCTGCTCGTGCGCCTTGGCCTGCCAGCCCGCGCGGCCGACGTGATCGCCAAGACGGGCCCGGTGGCGGCGATCGCCGTCACCGCCGTGCTGACGTGGGCGCTGCAGTGGCAGGCGCAGGGCGTGAAGATCGTGGGCACCGTGCCGCAAGGCCTGCCGCCCTTGACCCTGCCGCTGTTCGACCTGGCCCTGTGGCAATCGCTGCTGGTGCCCGCCTTGCTCATCAGCGTGGTGGGGTTCGTGGAATCGGTGTCGGTCGGGCAGACGCTGGCGGCCAAGCGGCGTCAGCGCATCGAACCCGACCAGGAACTGGTGGCGCTGGGAGCGAGCAACCTGGGTGCAGCCTTCACCGGCGGCTTTCCAGTCACCGGCGGCTTCGCCCGTTCGGTGGTGAACTTCGACGCCGGCGCGCAGACGCCCGCCGCTGGCGTGTTCACCGCCATCGGCATCTTGCTCGCTTCGCTCTTCCTCACCCCCGCGCTGTACCACCTGCCGCAGGCCACGCTGGCCGCCACCATCGTGGTGGCCGTGCTGTCACTGGTGGACTTCAGCATCTTCAGGACGACCTGGGCGTATTCCAAACCCGACTTCATGGCCGTGCTTGCCACCTTGCTGGTGACGCTGCTGCAAGGCGTCGAGCTTGGGCTGGTGGTGGGCGTGGGGGTGTCGCTGGCGCTTCACCTTTACCGCACCAGCCGCCCGCACATCGCCGAGGTGGGCCGGGTGCCGGGTACCGAGCATTTTCGCAACGTGCTGCGCCACGCCGTGCTGGTGAGCCCGCGGGTGCTCAGCCTGCGGGTGGACGAAAGCCTTTATTTCGCCAACTCGCGCGCCCTGGAGGACCGCGTCAACGACGCCGTGGCCTCGCACCCTGAGCTCAAACACGTGGTGCTTCAATGCTCGGCCATCAACGACATCGACGCCAGCGCGCTGGAGAGTCTGGAGGCCATCAACCACCGCTTGCGCGACGCGGGCCTTCAATTGCACCTGAGCGAAGTGAAAGGCCCGGTGATGGACCGGCTGCGGCGCACGCACCTGCTGCGCAACCTCGGCGGCCAGGTGTTCCTGACGCACTTCCAGGCCATTCAACAGCTGGCTCCCGAGGCCGCCTGA
- a CDS encoding MBL fold metallo-hydrolase produces MTATSLQPQVHGMFDPATWTVTYVVHNGPGSECAIIDSVLDYDPKSGRTRHTSADRVIAYVHANDLQVKWILETHAHADHLSAAPYLRTQLGGQIAIGGRITDVQKVFKGIFNLEPGFKLDGSQFDHLFHDGDTIELGELRGSVMEVPGHTPACVAYRFGDAVFVGDTLFMPDVGTARCDFPGGDAKALYASTRKLLSLPPQTRLFMCHDYPPTDRPVAFETTVAAQRANNIHVHDGVSEAAFVALRTQRDATLEMPTLILPSVQINIRAGELPPKEANGVAYAKIPLNVL; encoded by the coding sequence ATGACCGCAACCTCCCTCCAGCCCCAGGTCCATGGCATGTTCGACCCCGCCACCTGGACCGTGACCTACGTGGTCCACAACGGACCTGGCAGCGAATGCGCCATCATCGATTCGGTACTCGACTACGACCCGAAGTCGGGCCGCACGCGCCACACCTCGGCCGACCGGGTGATCGCCTACGTGCACGCCAACGACCTGCAGGTGAAGTGGATCCTGGAGACCCACGCGCACGCCGATCACCTCTCGGCAGCGCCCTACTTGCGCACGCAGCTCGGCGGGCAGATCGCCATCGGCGGTCGCATCACAGACGTGCAGAAGGTGTTCAAGGGCATCTTCAACCTGGAGCCCGGCTTCAAGCTCGACGGCTCGCAGTTCGATCACCTGTTTCACGATGGGGACACCATCGAACTGGGTGAGCTGCGCGGCAGCGTGATGGAGGTGCCCGGCCACACCCCGGCCTGTGTGGCCTACCGGTTTGGCGATGCGGTGTTCGTGGGCGACACACTCTTCATGCCCGACGTGGGCACGGCGCGCTGCGACTTTCCCGGCGGTGACGCCAAGGCGCTCTACGCGTCCACCCGCAAGCTGCTGAGCCTGCCGCCGCAGACCCGCCTCTTCATGTGCCATGACTACCCTCCCACCGACCGGCCTGTGGCCTTCGAGACCACGGTAGCCGCGCAGCGCGCGAACAACATCCATGTGCACGACGGCGTGAGCGAGGCGGCGTTCGTGGCCCTGCGCACGCAGCGCGACGCCACGCTGGAGATGCCCACCTTGATCCTGCCCTCGGTGCAGATCAACATCCGCGCGGGCGAGTTGCCGCCGAAGGAAGCCAACGGCGTGGCCTACGCCAAAATCCCGCTCAATGTGTTGTGA
- a CDS encoding YeeE/YedE family protein, with amino-acid sequence MSIDWANFTPWASLSGGILLGVASALFILVNGRVLGISGILGGLLPPKRSDVGWRIAFLLGMLSAPLVYGLLAPQGFARVPTIDAGFAAIVAAGLLVGLGTRYGSGCTSGHGVCGLSRLSPRSLVATLAFMGAGFAMVFVVRHVL; translated from the coding sequence ATGAGCATCGATTGGGCAAATTTCACCCCCTGGGCCTCGTTGTCCGGCGGCATTCTGCTGGGCGTGGCCTCGGCACTCTTCATCCTCGTCAATGGCCGGGTGCTGGGCATCAGCGGCATCCTGGGGGGCCTGCTGCCGCCCAAGCGAAGCGACGTGGGGTGGCGCATTGCCTTCCTGCTGGGCATGTTGAGCGCTCCGCTGGTTTACGGGCTGCTGGCTCCCCAGGGCTTCGCACGCGTGCCGACCATCGACGCGGGATTCGCCGCCATCGTCGCGGCTGGCTTGCTGGTCGGGCTGGGCACACGCTATGGCTCGGGCTGCACCAGCGGGCACGGCGTGTGTGGACTCTCGCGCCTGTCGCCGCGTTCGTTGGTCGCCACGCTCGCTTTCATGGGCGCGGGTTTCGCCATGGTCTTCGTGGTTCGCCACGTTCTGTAA
- a CDS encoding ArsR/SmtB family transcription factor, producing MKHATLELEDMQAAAADACRLMKVLSNPDRLLILCQLSQGEHRVGELEERLGIVQPTLSQQLTVLRDEALVSTRREGKSIYYLLDSPQALAVMQVLYAQFCGTPRRHS from the coding sequence ATGAAACACGCCACCCTGGAGCTGGAAGACATGCAAGCCGCCGCTGCCGACGCCTGTCGCTTGATGAAGGTGCTGTCCAACCCGGACCGCCTGCTCATCCTCTGCCAGCTTTCGCAAGGCGAGCACCGCGTGGGCGAGCTCGAAGAGCGGCTGGGCATCGTGCAGCCCACCCTGTCGCAGCAGCTCACCGTGTTGCGCGATGAGGCGTTGGTGAGCACGCGCCGCGAGGGCAAAAGCATCTATTACCTGCTCGACAGCCCACAGGCGCTGGCGGTGATGCAGGTGCTGTACGCACAGTTTTGCGGAACTCCAAGGAGACACTCATGA